A genomic stretch from Cyprinus carpio isolate SPL01 chromosome A12, ASM1834038v1, whole genome shotgun sequence includes:
- the LOC122147040 gene encoding tubulin-specific chaperone C-like encodes MAALGVDVNVGNDDGESNTAIKVPERVLRRDQARLEEAERRRNVKESQTVTEEKSDFFTSTFNDEKTAVEEMLSACDHNDRDKAANTLEEITLKIQQLQKFLNDSMMFLTQYEKRQAQASLQKLQSALAEKRDELLPKKKFAFRSRNTGASKQPAPVQQTTDKSESDAAGTVVVDAAVSVNQCGFSHADSQVLIKQAEEIQQRDVLLSHLTNCKVRLYGCPSTVHIKNVRGCEILSGPVSSSVFVDQCTDSTLVFPCQQLRTHNTTATQIYLHVTSRAIIEDCHGVRFAPFTWTYPGIDDHYKVAGLDPNRNNWSEVDDFNWLAAGTPSPNWTVIPETERICSWDDVGQASL; translated from the coding sequence ATGGCGGCACTGGGAGTGGACGTTAATGTGGGGAATGATGACGGAGAATCAAATACAGCTATCAAAGTTCCTGAACGCGTATTACGAAGGGATCAAGCGAGGCTGGAGGAGGCAGAGCGCCGGAGGAACGTCAAGGAGAGTCAGACCGTAACGGAAGAAAAGAGCGATTTCTTCACGTCCACCTTTAATGATGAGAAGACAGCAGTCGAGGAGATGCTCTCCGCATGTGACCACAATGACCGCGACAAAGCCGCAAACACACTGGAAGAGATCACCTTGAAAATTCAACAGCTCCAGAAGTTCCTCAATGACAGCATGATGTTTCTAACGCAGTATGAAAAAAGACAGGCGCAAGCATCCCTGCAGAAGCTCCAGAGCGCTCTTGCTGAGAAAAGAGATGAGCTGTTGCCTAAAAAGAAATTCGCCTTTAGATCCAGGAACACCGGAGCAAGTAAGCAGCCTGCACCGGTTCAACAAACAACAGATAAGTCTGAATCGGATGCGGCTGGTACTGTAGTGGTGGATGCTGCTGTCTCTGTAAATCAGTGTGGATTCTCTCATGCTGACAGTCAAGTCTTAATCAAGCAAGCTGAGGAGATCCAGCAGCGAGATGTTCTGTTATCTCATCTGACAAACTGTAAAGTCAGGCTCTATGGGTGTCCGAGCACTGTGCACATCAAGAACGTCCGCGGCTGCGAGATCCTCTCCGGGCCAGTGTCCAGCTCTGTTTTTGTAGACCAGTGCACTGACAGCACTTTAGTATTCCCCTGTCAGCAGCTGCGCACCCATAACACCACTGCCACGCAGATATATCTGCATGTGACCAGCCGGGCAATTATAGAGGACTGTCATGGGGTCCGGTTTGCTCCATTCACGTGGACTTATCCAGGGATTGATGATCATTACAAAGTGGCTGGACTTGATCCAAACAGAAATAATTGGAGCGAAGTGGATGATTTTAATTGGCTTGCTGCTGGCACACCTTCACCCAACTGGACTGTCATCCCTGAGACGGAGAGGATATGTAGTTGGGATGATGTGGGACAGGCATCCTTATAA
- the prph2a gene encoding peripherin-2a, translated as MALMKVKFDLKKRVKLAQMLWLMYWFSIMAGVLVFSMGLFFKIELRKRSELMDNNESHFVPNILIGVGLLACCLNACGGKICYDSLDSTKFVKWKSILNPFLICCLFFNFLLIVTAVMCFAMRIPLEFTLAEGLKNGMKYYKDTDTPGRCYMKRTLDLMQMEFRCCGNNNYKDWFEIQWVSNRYLDFSSKEVKDRISSNVDGKYLMDGVPFSCCNPSSPRPCIQQQITNNSAHYSYEHHTEELNIWKRGCRDALVSYYGGMMNTIGILVLIVTLLQIAVMIGLQYVNTSLSTLVNPEDPESESEGWILEKTVKETFTDIMAKMKAMGKGNQVDEGANEEAVATVS; from the exons ATGGCTCTTATGAAGGTAAAGTTTGACCTGAAGAAGCGGGTGAAGCTGGCCCAGATGCTATGGCTCATGTACTGGTTTTCCATTATGGCTGGCGTGCTGGTCTTCAGCATGGGCCTTTTCTTTAAAATTGAACTGCGCAAGAGAAGTGAACTTATGGACAACAATGAGAGTCATTTTGTACCCAACATTCTTATTGGTGTGGGTCTTTTGGCATGTTGTCTCAATGCCTGTGGGGGCAAAATCTGCTACGACTCGCTCGACTCCACCAAGTTTGTGAAATGGAAGTCCATTTTAAATCCCTTTCtcatttgttgtttgttcttcAACTTCCTCCTCATTGTCACAGCGGTGATGTGTTTTGCCATGCGCATTCCTCTAGAGTTCACACTTGCTGAGGGCCTGAAAAATGGAATGAAGTACTACAAGGACACCGATACACCCGGACGCTGCTACATGAAGAGAACTTTGGATCTCATGCAGATGGAGTTCCGCTGCTGTGGCAACAACAACTATAAAGATTGGTTCGAGATCCAGTGGGTGAGCAACCGATACCTGGACTTCAGCTCCAAGGAAGTCAAAGA ccGAATCAGCAGCAATGTGGATGGAAAATACCTAATGGATGGAGTTCCCTTCAGCTGCTGCAACCCTAGCTCTCCACGGCCCTGCATCCAACAGCAAATAACCAACAACTCGGCTCACTACAGTTATGAGCACCACACCGAAGAGCTAAACATCTGGAAACGGGGCTGCCGAGATGCTCTAGTGTCCTACTATGGTGGAATGATGAACACTATTGGGATACTTGTGCTGATTGTCACCCTCTTGCAA ATTGCTGTAATGATTGGACTTCAATATGTAAACACCTCTCTGTCCACGCTGGTCAACCCAGAAGACCCTGAGAGTGAGAGCGAGGGCTGGATCCTGGAGAAAACTGTCAAAGAGACCTTCACTGACATCATGGCTAAAATGAAGGCCATGGGCAAAGGCAATCAAGTGGACGAGGGGGCAAATGAAGAGGCTGTTGCCACTGTGAGCTGA